A single region of the Streptomyces sp. NBC_01262 genome encodes:
- a CDS encoding NAD(P)-dependent alcohol dehydrogenase yields the protein MTTTTAAAVVESAGAGFTFSDVELADPRPDEVLVRIVAAGVCHTDLGVAGGHLPFPLPGVLGHEGAGVVEATGSAVTRVRPGDQVLLSFTSCGTCANCRDGHPAYCATWLPLNLIGGTRADGSATLSRDGENLGGHFFGQSSFARHALVDERSLVKVPADAPLDLLAPLGCGVQTGVGAVWNVLQPRPGDAIVVTGAGAVGLSAVMAARLTPATRIIAVDRVPERLALARELGATHTVDTTGADLAEAVADITGGAGANGVVETTGNTGVLAAAVGTLAARGTAVIVGAPAFGTTVPIDVNFMIPGRRVVGLTLGDSETQSLIPVLVDLVASGRLPVDRLVKHYKFEEIGQAVADVVSGATIKPVLRF from the coding sequence GTGACCACCACCACTGCCGCCGCCGTCGTCGAATCCGCGGGCGCGGGCTTCACCTTCAGCGACGTCGAACTCGCCGACCCCCGCCCGGACGAGGTGCTCGTACGCATCGTCGCCGCCGGTGTCTGCCACACCGACCTCGGCGTCGCCGGCGGCCACCTCCCGTTCCCGCTGCCCGGGGTCCTCGGCCACGAGGGCGCGGGCGTGGTCGAGGCCACCGGCTCCGCCGTCACCCGGGTCCGGCCGGGGGACCAGGTGCTGCTGTCCTTCACCTCGTGCGGCACGTGCGCCAACTGCCGCGACGGCCACCCCGCCTACTGCGCCACCTGGCTTCCGCTCAACCTCATCGGCGGCACCCGCGCGGACGGCTCCGCCACGCTCAGCCGGGACGGCGAGAACCTCGGCGGGCACTTCTTCGGGCAGTCCTCCTTCGCCCGGCACGCCCTGGTGGACGAGCGCAGCCTGGTCAAGGTCCCCGCCGACGCCCCGCTCGACCTGCTGGCCCCGCTGGGCTGCGGCGTACAGACCGGCGTCGGCGCCGTCTGGAACGTCCTCCAGCCCCGCCCCGGCGACGCCATCGTGGTCACCGGCGCCGGAGCGGTCGGCCTGTCCGCCGTCATGGCCGCCCGCCTGACCCCGGCCACCCGCATCATCGCGGTCGACCGCGTCCCCGAGCGGCTCGCCCTGGCCCGTGAACTCGGCGCCACCCACACCGTCGACACCACCGGCGCCGATCTCGCCGAGGCCGTCGCCGACATCACCGGCGGCGCCGGCGCCAACGGCGTCGTCGAGACCACCGGCAACACCGGCGTGCTCGCCGCCGCCGTCGGCACCCTCGCCGCCCGCGGCACCGCCGTGATCGTCGGTGCCCCCGCCTTCGGCACCACCGTCCCCATCGACGTCAACTTCATGATCCCCGGCCGCAGGGTCGTCGGCCTCACCCTCGGTGACAGCGAGACCCAGTCCCTCATCCCGGTGCTGGTCGACCTCGTCGCGTCCGGGCGGCTGCCGGTCGACCGGCTCGTCAAGCACTACAAGTTCGAGGAGATCGGCCAGGCCGTCGCCGACGTCGTGTCGGGCGCCACCATCAAGCCCGTCCTCCGCTTCTAG
- a CDS encoding amidohydrolase family protein yields MTAPAINVDELVAIDVHTHAEVSSKGHSSLDDDLHDASSAYFKVEGKRKPTLEETAAYYRERKMAAVIFTVDAESATGTAPVPNEEVAEAAAANADVLIPFASIDPFRGRAGVKQARRLVEEYGVKGFKFHPSIQGFFPNDRSVAYELYEVIEETGCIALFHTGQTGIGAGVPGGGGIRLKYSNPLHVDDVSADFPHMKIILAHPSFPWQDEALAVATHKPGVHIDLSGWSPKYFPPQLVQYANTLLKDKVLFGSDYPVLTPDRWLADFDKLPIKDEVKPKILKENAARLLGLTKP; encoded by the coding sequence ATGACCGCTCCGGCCATCAATGTCGATGAGCTCGTCGCGATCGACGTCCACACCCACGCCGAGGTCTCCTCCAAGGGCCATTCCTCCCTCGACGACGACCTGCACGACGCCTCCAGCGCCTATTTCAAGGTCGAGGGCAAGCGCAAGCCCACCCTGGAGGAGACGGCCGCGTACTACCGCGAGCGCAAGATGGCCGCCGTCATCTTCACCGTGGACGCCGAGTCCGCCACCGGCACCGCGCCCGTCCCCAACGAGGAGGTCGCCGAGGCCGCCGCCGCCAACGCCGACGTCCTCATCCCCTTCGCCTCCATCGACCCCTTCCGGGGCCGGGCCGGGGTCAAACAGGCCCGCCGCCTGGTGGAGGAGTACGGGGTGAAGGGCTTCAAGTTCCACCCCAGCATCCAGGGCTTCTTCCCCAACGACCGCTCGGTGGCGTACGAGCTGTACGAGGTCATCGAGGAGACCGGCTGCATCGCGCTGTTCCACACCGGCCAGACCGGCATCGGCGCGGGCGTCCCGGGCGGCGGCGGCATCCGGCTGAAGTACAGCAACCCGCTGCACGTGGACGACGTCTCCGCCGACTTCCCGCATATGAAGATCATCCTGGCGCACCCCTCCTTCCCCTGGCAGGACGAGGCGCTGGCGGTGGCCACCCACAAGCCGGGCGTCCACATCGACCTGTCCGGCTGGTCGCCCAAGTACTTCCCGCCGCAGCTCGTGCAGTACGCGAATACCCTCCTCAAGGACAAGGTCCTCTTCGGCTCCGACTACCCCGTCCTCACCCCGGACCGCTGGCTCGCCGACTTCGACAAGCTGCCGATCAAGGACGAGGTCAAGCCGAAGATCCTCAAGGAGAACGCCGCCCGCCTGCTCGGACTGACGAAACCGTAA
- the menE gene encoding o-succinylbenzoate--CoA ligase, giving the protein MRNEGLGSWPARRARKTPHRTALVHRSTAVTYAELHARVNRLAHSLRAAGIRRGDRVAYLGPNHPTYLETLFASGVLGAVFVPLNTRLAGPEIAYQLKDSGAKALIRASSHDALVDELRGTTDIRVHVTVGPEYENLLAAASEEPIDEPVTLDDVCIIMYTSGTTGRPKGAMLTHGNLTWNAFNVLVDQDLIADEVALVSAPLFHTAGLNMLTLPVLLKGGTCVLVEAFDPAGSFDLIARHRITFMFGVPAMFDQMARQPGWADADLSSLRMLSCGGSPVPTPLIEAYQARGLTFLQGYGMTEASPGVLFLDAEHAVSKAGSAGVPHFFSDVRVVRPDLTAAAPGEPGEILVRGPHVMPGYWGLPDESAAAFADGWFRTGDAARTDEDGYVTIVDRLKDMIISGGENVYPAEVEDILLAHPGIVEAAVIGVPDDKWGEVGRAVVVPREGAELDPDEVLASLAGRLAKYKIPKSVVVVDALPRTASGKLLKARVRKLHGAS; this is encoded by the coding sequence ATGCGCAACGAGGGACTGGGATCCTGGCCCGCACGCCGGGCCCGCAAGACCCCGCACCGCACCGCCCTGGTCCACCGGTCCACGGCCGTCACCTACGCCGAGCTCCACGCCCGCGTCAACCGGCTCGCGCACTCCCTGCGCGCCGCCGGCATCCGCCGCGGCGACCGGGTCGCCTACCTCGGCCCCAACCACCCCACCTACCTGGAGACGCTGTTCGCCTCCGGCGTCCTCGGGGCCGTCTTCGTCCCCCTGAACACCCGCCTGGCCGGTCCCGAGATCGCCTACCAGCTCAAGGACTCCGGCGCGAAGGCGCTGATCCGCGCCTCCTCGCACGACGCGCTGGTGGACGAGCTGCGCGGCACGACCGACATACGGGTGCACGTCACCGTCGGCCCGGAGTACGAGAACCTGCTCGCGGCGGCCTCCGAGGAGCCGATCGACGAGCCGGTCACGCTCGACGACGTCTGCATCATCATGTACACCTCCGGGACCACCGGCCGCCCCAAGGGCGCGATGCTCACCCACGGCAACCTCACCTGGAACGCCTTCAACGTCCTGGTCGACCAGGACCTGATCGCCGACGAGGTCGCCCTGGTCTCCGCCCCGCTGTTCCACACGGCCGGGCTCAACATGCTCACCCTCCCCGTGCTGCTCAAGGGCGGCACCTGCGTGCTCGTCGAGGCCTTCGACCCCGCCGGGTCCTTCGACCTCATCGCGCGGCACCGGATCACCTTCATGTTCGGCGTCCCCGCCATGTTCGACCAGATGGCCCGCCAGCCCGGCTGGGCGGACGCCGATCTGTCGAGCCTGCGCATGCTGTCCTGCGGCGGATCCCCGGTGCCGACGCCCCTGATCGAGGCGTACCAGGCCCGGGGCCTGACCTTCCTGCAGGGCTACGGCATGACCGAGGCCTCGCCGGGCGTCCTCTTCCTGGACGCCGAGCACGCGGTCAGCAAGGCCGGCTCCGCCGGGGTGCCGCACTTCTTCAGCGACGTACGCGTCGTGCGCCCCGACCTCACCGCGGCCGCCCCCGGCGAGCCCGGCGAGATCCTGGTGCGCGGCCCGCACGTCATGCCGGGCTACTGGGGGCTGCCGGACGAGAGCGCGGCGGCCTTCGCGGACGGCTGGTTCCGTACCGGGGACGCCGCCCGGACCGACGAGGACGGCTACGTCACCATCGTCGACCGTCTGAAGGACATGATCATCTCGGGCGGGGAGAACGTCTACCCCGCCGAGGTCGAGGACATCCTGCTCGCCCACCCCGGCATCGTCGAGGCCGCCGTCATCGGCGTCCCCGACGACAAGTGGGGCGAGGTCGGCCGCGCGGTCGTGGTCCCCCGCGAGGGCGCCGAGCTCGACCCGGACGAGGTGCTGGCCTCGCTGGCCGGACGGCTCGCCAAGTACAAGATCCCCAAGTCCGTCGTGGTGGTGGACGCCCTGCCCCGCACCGCCTCCGGAAAGCTGCTCAAAGCCCGGGTGCGCAAGCTGCACGGCGCGTCCTGA
- a CDS encoding aldehyde dehydrogenase family protein: MSVSRPHLEPGRLFIDGEWREAGAKGVRDITDPSTGKVVTTVAEADASDVDAAVTAARRAFEEGPWSQTPGRERARILHRAADLIRERADELVAVESVNVGKPVSLARAVDVATAAEEYEYYSAMAQSVDGSSRQIPIPSHAYTRREPLGVVAAITPFNFPLILSSSKLAPALAAGNTVVHKPAEETPLSALLMAEILAEAGVPDGVLNVVTGGGAVAGEALLTHPGIDKIAFTGSTAVGRHAAATAGAALKPVTMELGGNAANIVFEDADLEKAIGAVIKGFVFNTGQFCMGGPRLLVHSSLHDTVLGILEGAVPGVPIGDPFDPATVIGPMAGRRHLEKVEEYVAIAKAEGGRIVTGGERLDLDGGYYYKPTVIAGLGNDSRAVQEEIFGPVLTVQPFDTEDDAIALANSTPYGLASGLQTRDLARAHRVAARLQAGIVWVNDWAMLDPAIPFGGVKNSGFGREYGPEALESYTKVKSVVISLA, encoded by the coding sequence ATGAGCGTCAGTCGGCCGCATCTCGAGCCTGGCAGGCTCTTCATCGACGGCGAGTGGCGAGAGGCCGGGGCCAAGGGCGTCCGGGACATCACCGACCCCTCCACCGGCAAGGTCGTCACCACGGTCGCCGAGGCGGACGCCTCCGACGTGGACGCGGCGGTCACCGCCGCCCGCAGGGCCTTCGAGGAGGGCCCCTGGTCGCAGACACCCGGCCGCGAGCGGGCCCGGATCCTGCACCGGGCCGCCGACCTGATCCGCGAGCGCGCGGACGAGCTGGTCGCGGTGGAGAGCGTGAACGTCGGCAAGCCGGTGTCCCTGGCCCGCGCCGTGGACGTGGCCACCGCCGCCGAGGAGTACGAGTACTACTCGGCCATGGCGCAGAGCGTCGACGGGTCCAGCCGGCAGATCCCGATCCCCTCGCACGCCTACACCCGCCGCGAGCCGCTCGGGGTCGTCGCCGCCATCACGCCCTTCAACTTCCCGCTGATCCTGAGCAGTTCCAAGCTCGCGCCGGCGCTCGCGGCCGGCAACACCGTGGTCCACAAGCCCGCCGAGGAGACCCCGCTCAGCGCCCTGCTGATGGCCGAGATCCTCGCCGAGGCCGGGGTCCCCGACGGCGTGCTCAACGTCGTCACCGGCGGCGGCGCGGTGGCCGGCGAGGCGCTGCTGACCCACCCCGGGATCGACAAGATCGCCTTCACCGGCTCCACCGCCGTCGGCCGGCACGCCGCCGCCACGGCGGGCGCGGCGCTGAAGCCCGTCACGATGGAGCTGGGCGGCAACGCGGCCAACATCGTCTTCGAGGACGCCGACCTGGAGAAGGCGATCGGCGCCGTCATCAAGGGCTTCGTCTTCAACACCGGCCAGTTCTGCATGGGCGGCCCCCGTCTGCTCGTCCACAGCTCGCTGCACGACACCGTCCTGGGGATCCTGGAGGGCGCGGTGCCCGGCGTCCCGATCGGCGACCCCTTCGACCCAGCGACCGTCATCGGCCCGATGGCCGGCCGGCGGCACCTGGAGAAGGTCGAGGAGTACGTGGCCATCGCCAAGGCGGAGGGCGGCCGCATCGTCACCGGCGGTGAGCGGCTGGACCTCGACGGCGGCTACTACTACAAGCCCACCGTCATCGCGGGCCTTGGCAACGACTCCCGGGCCGTCCAGGAGGAGATCTTCGGCCCCGTCCTGACCGTCCAGCCCTTCGACACCGAGGACGACGCGATCGCGCTGGCCAACAGCACCCCGTACGGCCTCGCCTCCGGCCTGCAGACCCGCGACCTCGCCCGCGCCCACCGCGTCGCCGCCCGCCTCCAGGCCGGCATCGTCTGGGTCAACGACTGGGCGATGCTCGACCCGGCCATCCCCTTCGGCGGCGTCAAGAACTCCGGCTTCGGCCGCGAGTACGGCCCCGAGGCGCTGGAGTCGTACACCAAGGTCAAGTCCGTCGTCATCTCCCTGGCCTGA
- a CDS encoding LLM class flavin-dependent oxidoreductase, whose amino-acid sequence MTDTANDRTGGTDITLGLDTFGDVTNDAEGRPLTHGQTIRRLVGEGVLADQVGLDHFAIGDQRYATLDGVSGGRAEVILGRGSSTESFPLFGYDLDDYEELFEEKLGLFAELLREKPVTWSGSTRAPLDGLAVYPRSESGSIPTWVGVGGSPQSVVRTARYGFSLMLAIIGGETARFAPFSQLFQRALEKFGRPPRPVGVHAPGHVAATDEQAVEEFLPAFEAVIREVSGQRGFSAPTRESLMRDVGPGGALHVGSPETVARKITATLKDLGATRFDLKYGMNGMSHDAVMTNIELFGTEVAPLVREMMEV is encoded by the coding sequence ATGACCGACACCGCGAACGACCGCACCGGCGGTACGGACATCACACTCGGGCTGGACACCTTCGGCGACGTGACGAACGACGCCGAGGGCCGGCCCCTGACGCACGGCCAGACCATCCGCCGGCTGGTCGGCGAAGGCGTACTCGCCGACCAGGTGGGCCTGGACCACTTCGCCATCGGCGACCAGCGCTACGCCACGCTCGACGGCGTCTCCGGCGGTCGCGCCGAGGTGATTCTCGGCCGGGGATCGAGCACCGAGTCCTTCCCGCTCTTCGGCTACGACCTGGACGACTACGAGGAACTGTTCGAGGAGAAGCTCGGCCTGTTCGCCGAACTCCTCCGGGAGAAGCCCGTCACCTGGTCCGGCAGCACCCGCGCGCCCCTGGACGGTCTGGCGGTCTACCCGCGCAGCGAGTCGGGTTCGATCCCGACCTGGGTCGGCGTCGGCGGCAGCCCCCAGTCGGTGGTTCGGACCGCCCGGTACGGTTTCTCGCTGATGCTGGCGATCATCGGGGGTGAGACGGCCCGCTTCGCGCCGTTCTCACAGCTGTTCCAGCGGGCGCTGGAGAAGTTCGGCCGGCCGCCGCGGCCCGTCGGCGTCCACGCGCCCGGCCATGTCGCCGCCACCGACGAGCAGGCGGTGGAGGAGTTCCTGCCCGCCTTCGAGGCCGTGATACGCGAAGTGTCCGGGCAGCGCGGCTTCAGCGCCCCCACCCGTGAGTCCCTCATGCGCGACGTCGGCCCCGGCGGCGCCCTGCACGTCGGGTCGCCCGAGACGGTGGCCCGCAAGATCACGGCGACACTCAAGGACCTGGGCGCGACCCGCTTCGATCTGAAGTACGGGATGAACGGCATGTCCCACGACGCGGTCATGACCAACATCGAGCTCTTCGGCACCGAGGTGGCACCCCTGGTACGCGAGATGATGGAGGTCTGA
- a CDS encoding MarR family winged helix-turn-helix transcriptional regulator produces the protein MYAVKQVELAARAHMDELLKPVGITALQYTALTVLRRRDGLSSAQLARNSFVTAQSMADMVTTLERRGLITRRRDPDNRRVLLISLTDEGDALLTAYDESMGALEERMLGPLSADERVSLEDYLNRCRAALADEPPH, from the coding sequence ATGTACGCCGTCAAGCAGGTCGAGCTCGCCGCCCGCGCCCACATGGACGAGCTGCTCAAGCCGGTCGGTATCACGGCCCTGCAGTACACAGCTCTCACGGTACTGCGCCGCCGGGACGGGCTCAGCTCGGCGCAGCTGGCCCGCAACTCCTTCGTCACCGCCCAGTCCATGGCCGACATGGTCACCACCCTGGAGCGCCGCGGCCTGATCACCCGCCGCCGCGATCCGGACAACCGCCGGGTGCTGCTGATCAGCCTCACCGACGAGGGCGACGCGCTCCTGACCGCGTACGACGAGAGCATGGGCGCTCTGGAGGAGCGCATGCTCGGCCCGCTCAGCGCGGACGAGCGCGTCAGCCTGGAGGACTACCTCAACCGCTGCCGGGCCGCGCTGGCGGACGAGCCGCCGCACTGA
- a CDS encoding MarR family winged helix-turn-helix transcriptional regulator, which translates to MPIAEQPEQPLRPLNAVEDALLRELGRVMIVLPRVVDADMTHEQRLPLSEYMTLMYLSEAPHRLMRMSELAAVCNLSLSGMTRVVTRLEKQGLIERVRCEADARGWNAVLTDAGLARLEEAWPSHLASARRHIFDHLEGADLDRLVHALRRIAT; encoded by the coding sequence ATGCCGATCGCCGAGCAGCCAGAGCAGCCACTGCGCCCCTTGAACGCGGTCGAGGACGCGCTCTTGCGCGAGCTCGGCCGGGTGATGATCGTCCTGCCCCGTGTGGTTGACGCCGACATGACCCACGAGCAGCGCCTGCCGCTGTCCGAGTACATGACGCTCATGTATCTGTCCGAGGCCCCGCACCGGCTGATGCGGATGAGCGAACTCGCCGCCGTCTGCAATCTCTCGCTGAGCGGGATGACCCGCGTCGTCACCCGCCTGGAGAAGCAGGGGCTGATCGAACGGGTCAGGTGCGAGGCGGACGCCCGCGGGTGGAACGCCGTTCTCACCGATGCCGGCCTCGCCCGCCTGGAGGAGGCCTGGCCCTCCCACCTGGCCAGTGCCCGGCGCCACATCTTCGACCACCTCGAAGGCGCCGACCTGGACCGGCTCGTCCACGCGCTGCGGCGCATCGCGACCTGA
- a CDS encoding MaoC family dehydratase — MGITVNGLDELKKLAGSDLGTSDWIEITQERINTFADATGDHQWIHVDPEKAKDGPFGAPIAHGYLTLSLFIPLFTELLDVEGVTTKVNYGLNKVRFPSPVKVGARIRLVARLAEVEEVPGGVQVTVDGAIETEGGAKPAAVLQSVSRFYA; from the coding sequence ATGGGCATTACCGTCAACGGCCTGGACGAGCTGAAGAAGCTGGCCGGCAGCGACCTGGGCACCAGCGACTGGATCGAGATCACCCAGGAGCGGATCAACACCTTCGCCGACGCCACCGGTGACCACCAGTGGATCCACGTGGACCCCGAGAAGGCCAAGGACGGCCCCTTCGGCGCGCCCATCGCCCACGGCTATCTCACGCTCTCGCTGTTCATCCCGCTGTTCACCGAACTGCTGGACGTCGAGGGCGTCACCACCAAGGTCAACTACGGCCTGAACAAGGTGCGCTTCCCCTCGCCCGTCAAGGTCGGCGCCCGTATCCGGCTGGTGGCCAGGCTCGCCGAGGTCGAGGAGGTGCCTGGCGGCGTCCAGGTCACCGTGGACGGCGCCATCGAGACCGAGGGCGGCGCCAAGCCGGCCGCCGTACTGCAGAGCGTCTCGCGCTTCTACGCGTAG
- a CDS encoding TetR/AcrR family transcriptional regulator yields the protein MSAVPPPTRPAGRMRDAARTQTEILDAATEEFARQGYAGARVDEIAARTRTTKRMIYYYFGGKEQLFTAVLERAYAEIRRQEQQLDVEHLDPVAAIRRLAELTFDHHEAHPDFIRLVSIENIHEAAHMAASPTLSKLNTPAIDVISRILEAGRADGVFTADVDAIDLHLMISSFCFFRVANRHTFGTLFGRDLIAAGTREHYRRMLADMVVAYLTAGPGVK from the coding sequence ATGTCAGCCGTCCCCCCGCCGACGCGCCCCGCCGGACGCATGCGCGACGCGGCAAGGACGCAGACCGAGATCCTCGACGCAGCGACCGAGGAGTTCGCCCGGCAGGGTTACGCGGGGGCGCGGGTGGACGAGATCGCCGCGCGCACCCGCACCACGAAGCGGATGATCTACTACTACTTCGGCGGCAAGGAGCAGCTCTTCACGGCGGTGCTGGAGCGGGCCTACGCCGAGATCCGCCGCCAGGAGCAGCAGCTCGACGTCGAGCACCTGGACCCGGTCGCGGCGATCCGCAGGCTGGCGGAGCTGACCTTCGACCACCACGAGGCGCACCCGGACTTCATCCGGCTGGTCAGCATCGAGAACATCCACGAGGCCGCGCACATGGCGGCCTCCCCCACGCTCAGCAAGCTAAACACCCCGGCGATCGACGTCATCAGCCGGATCCTGGAGGCGGGCCGGGCGGACGGCGTCTTCACCGCGGACGTGGACGCGATCGACCTCCACCTGATGATCAGCTCGTTCTGCTTCTTCCGGGTCGCCAACCGGCACACCTTCGGCACCCTGTTCGGCCGCGACCTGATCGCCGCCGGGACCCGCGAGCACTACCGGCGCATGCTCGCCGACATGGTCGTGGCATACCTGACCGCCGGGCCCGGGGTGAAGTGA
- a CDS encoding SDR family NAD(P)-dependent oxidoreductase, translating into MSNAPIDLTGKVAVVTGSGRGLGLAYATALAKAGAAVVVNDLDEAVAEQAAKTITEAGGRAVAEAVAVGTTEAAERLVNRAVEAFGRLDILVTNAGILRDKVLWKMTDEDFDAVIGVHLKGTFTLARAAAVRLREQGEGGSLILVGSPAGQRGNFGQTNYAAAKAGIAAMTRTWSMELGRAGITVNAIVPVAATAMTETIPAFAPYIEALGRGESFPDFLRKGEGFGTPEDCAALIPFLASDAARDVTGQCIGIGGDKLALWSHPQEASVAYADGGWTPDGIAATWHTSVGREPQSVGIPAPKFPEA; encoded by the coding sequence GTGTCGAACGCCCCCATCGACCTCACCGGCAAGGTGGCCGTCGTCACCGGCAGCGGCCGCGGCCTCGGCCTGGCCTACGCCACCGCGCTGGCGAAGGCCGGCGCCGCCGTGGTCGTCAACGACCTCGACGAGGCCGTGGCCGAGCAGGCCGCCAAGACCATCACCGAGGCCGGCGGCAGGGCCGTGGCCGAGGCCGTCGCCGTGGGCACCACCGAGGCCGCCGAGCGCCTGGTCAACCGCGCCGTGGAGGCCTTCGGCCGGCTGGACATCCTGGTCACCAACGCCGGCATCCTGCGCGACAAGGTGCTGTGGAAGATGACCGACGAGGACTTCGACGCCGTCATCGGCGTCCACCTCAAGGGCACCTTCACCCTCGCCCGCGCCGCCGCCGTGCGGCTGCGCGAGCAGGGCGAAGGTGGCAGCCTGATCCTCGTGGGCTCCCCGGCCGGCCAGCGCGGCAACTTCGGCCAGACCAACTACGCCGCCGCCAAGGCGGGCATCGCCGCGATGACCCGCACCTGGTCCATGGAACTGGGCCGCGCGGGCATCACGGTCAACGCCATCGTGCCCGTCGCCGCCACCGCCATGACCGAGACCATCCCGGCCTTCGCCCCCTACATCGAGGCGCTCGGCCGCGGCGAGTCCTTCCCCGACTTCCTGCGCAAGGGCGAGGGCTTCGGCACCCCCGAGGACTGCGCCGCGCTCATCCCCTTCCTCGCCTCCGACGCGGCCCGCGACGTAACCGGCCAGTGCATCGGCATCGGCGGCGACAAGCTCGCCCTCTGGTCGCACCCCCAGGAGGCCTCGGTGGCGTACGCCGACGGCGGCTGGACCCCGGACGGCATCGCCGCCACCTGGCACACCTCGGTCGGCCGCGAGCCGCAGAGCGTCGGCATCCCGGCGCCCAAGTTCCCGGAGGCCTGA
- a CDS encoding IclR family transcriptional regulator, giving the protein MTVRTAADRLLAVLEAFDHRHPTLSLTEIAHRADLALATAHRLVATLTAWGALERDDSGGYHVGLRLYELAALAPRGIGLRQAAMPFLEDLYEATHENVHLAVRDGLEVVYIERLSGRSAVGVRSQVGARWPLHATGVGLALLAHGSPALQEQVCGQTLTAFTPFTVTDPERLRRMLADVRRAGCAVSDRQITDDALSVAAPVRGPRGDVVAAVSVVVPVLGAQTQALVPAVRVAARGISRTLGWQPAPGDG; this is encoded by the coding sequence GTGACGGTACGCACGGCCGCCGACCGGCTGCTCGCCGTACTGGAGGCCTTCGACCACCGGCATCCCACGCTCTCGCTCACCGAGATCGCCCACCGCGCCGACCTGGCCCTGGCCACGGCGCACCGCCTCGTCGCCACCCTGACCGCCTGGGGCGCCCTGGAGCGCGACGACTCCGGCGGCTACCACGTGGGCCTGCGGCTGTACGAGCTGGCCGCGCTCGCGCCGCGCGGGATCGGGCTGCGGCAGGCCGCGATGCCGTTCCTGGAGGACCTGTACGAGGCCACCCACGAGAACGTCCACCTCGCGGTGCGCGACGGCCTCGAAGTCGTCTACATCGAACGGCTCTCCGGGCGCTCGGCGGTCGGCGTACGCAGCCAGGTGGGGGCCCGCTGGCCGCTGCACGCCACCGGCGTCGGGCTGGCCCTGCTCGCCCACGGCAGCCCCGCCCTCCAGGAGCAGGTCTGCGGGCAGACCCTGACCGCCTTCACGCCCTTCACGGTGACCGACCCGGAACGGCTGCGGCGGATGCTCGCGGACGTCCGGCGGGCCGGCTGCGCCGTCAGCGACCGCCAGATCACCGACGACGCCCTGTCGGTGGCCGCGCCCGTACGGGGCCCCCGGGGCGATGTGGTGGCCGCCGTCTCGGTCGTCGTCCCGGTACTCGGCGCCCAGACCCAGGCCCTGGTCCCCGCCGTCCGCGTCGCCGCGCGCGGCATCTCCCGCACCCTGGGCTGGCAGCCCGCGCCCGGCGACGGCTAG
- a CDS encoding MarR family winged helix-turn-helix transcriptional regulator, which produces MRGLHADTGYLLYRLGLQSGRLFNNSLEEYGLRLRHYALLRYLATVEGALQRELSTRLGYDPSAIVSLVDDLQGLGLVERRPSPGDRRSRIVVLTDRGRDVLRDTDKAGRRVTDELLAPLDAADRDALHALLQRVADADQG; this is translated from the coding sequence ATGCGCGGTCTGCACGCCGACACCGGCTATCTCCTCTACCGGCTCGGACTCCAGTCCGGCCGCCTGTTCAACAACAGCCTTGAGGAGTACGGCCTCCGACTGCGGCACTACGCCCTGCTGCGCTACCTCGCCACCGTCGAGGGCGCGCTCCAGCGCGAGCTCAGCACCCGGCTCGGCTACGACCCCAGCGCCATCGTCAGCCTCGTCGACGACCTCCAGGGCCTCGGCCTGGTCGAGCGCCGCCCCTCCCCCGGCGACCGCCGCAGCCGGATCGTCGTCCTCACCGACCGGGGCCGCGACGTGCTCCGCGACACCGACAAGGCCGGCCGCCGCGTCACCGACGAGCTTCTCGCGCCCCTGGACGCCGCCGACCGGGACGCCCTCCACGCGCTGCTCCAGCGGGTGGCCGACGCCGACCAGGGCTGA